The following proteins are co-located in the Candidatus Rokuibacteriota bacterium genome:
- a CDS encoding DsrE family protein → MAGSRAVLVLISEDPRTSGRAFEAMRIALGVAAGENDVTIVLTGPAVHLLDADTDELVDGDDIAKFRESLRKLGIPFHVEGSALPADAADWNVEGHAVVPVSADALAGLLAKAERFIVF, encoded by the coding sequence GTGGCCGGATCCCGAGCCGTCCTGGTCCTCATCTCGGAGGACCCGCGCACCTCGGGCCGCGCGTTCGAGGCGATGCGGATCGCGCTCGGCGTCGCCGCCGGGGAGAACGACGTAACCATCGTGCTCACGGGTCCCGCCGTGCACCTCCTGGACGCGGACACGGACGAGCTCGTGGACGGCGACGACATCGCCAAGTTCCGCGAGAGCCTGAGGAAGCTCGGCATCCCGTTCCACGTCGAGGGCTCGGCCCTCCCGGCGGATGCCGCGGACTGGAACGTGGAGGGACATGCGGTCGTCCCTGTCTCCGCGGACGCGCTCGCAGGGCTGCTGGCGAAAGCCGAACGCTTCATCGTCTTCTGA
- the iscX gene encoding Fe-S cluster assembly protein IscX, which yields MGLTWKDAEDIAIALADKFPDTDPLTVRFTDLQRWVTELPDFAEDPKGSNESILEAIQMAWYDEYKNR from the coding sequence ATGGGGCTGACGTGGAAGGATGCCGAGGACATCGCGATCGCGCTGGCGGACAAGTTTCCGGACACGGACCCGCTCACGGTGCGCTTCACCGACCTTCAGCGCTGGGTGACGGAGCTGCCGGACTTCGCCGAGGACCCGAAGGGCTCCAACGAGAGCATCCTGGAGGCGATCCAGATGGCCTGGTATGACGAATACAAAAACCGATAG